The following proteins are co-located in the Solanum pennellii chromosome 1, SPENNV200 genome:
- the LOC107023283 gene encoding uncharacterized protein K02A2.6-like: MEHYRYKFVQKCHKCSVNGDLIQVPTHKFNVMSSPWPFLAWSIDVIGPIESVASNEHRFILVSIDYFTKMVEAASYNSMTKKVVVDFVWNNLICRFIVLESIITDNGANLNSYLMRDMHEQFKIIHLNSTAYRPQMNGAVEAANKNIKKIIRKMIDNYRGLDEMLPFFVRILNGCQNIDRSYSILLVYGTKAFIPAEVKIPSMKIIQDNELNNAEWVCKDIDQLTLIKENKIVVICHGQLYQQRMIHAQNF; this comes from the coding sequence ATGGAGCATTATCGTTACAAGTTTGTGCAGAAATGTCATAAATGTTCAGTGAATGGTGATTTGATTCAAGTGCCAACTCACAAATTTAATgttatgagttcaccttggccgtTTTTAGCTTGGAGCATCGATGTCATTGGTCCAATAGAGTCAGTTGCCTCAAACGAACATCGATTCATTTTGGTTTCCATTGACTACTTCACCAAAATGGTGGAAGCAGCTTCGTACAACTCAATGACCAAGAAAGTTGTAGTTGATTTTGTCTGGaacaatctgatatgcaggTTTATAGTACTAGAATCtatcattactgataatggtgcaaatctcaaTAGTTACTTGATGAGAGATATGCATGAGCAGTTTAAGATTATTCATCTAAATTCAACCGCTTatcgtcctcaaatgaatggAGCTGTAGAGGCTgccaataagaacatcaagaagattATAAGAAAGATGATTGACAATTACCGAGGTTTGGACGAGATGTTGCCATTCTTTGTTAGGATACTAAACGGATGTCAGAACATCGATCGGAGCTACTCCATATTGTTAGTATATGGAACAAAAGCATTCATACCCGCTGAAGTTAAGATACCGTCCATGAAAATCATCCAAGATAATGAGTTGAATAACGCTGAATGGGTCTGTAAGGATATTGATCAGTTAACATTGatcaaggaaaataaaattgttgttaTTTGTCATGGTCAACTGTATCAACAGAGAATGATTCACGCCCAGAATTTTTGA